From one Lycium barbarum isolate Lr01 chromosome 6, ASM1917538v2, whole genome shotgun sequence genomic stretch:
- the LOC132645918 gene encoding probable linoleate 9S-lipoxygenase 5, producing MLGKIVDAITGKDDGKKVKGTVVLMKKNVLDFTSVNASFLDGVLEFLGQKVSFQLISSSVHENGLEGKRSNPAYLENWLTNITPIVAGESTFSVTFDWDHEEFGIPGAFIIKNSHHSEFFLKSLTLEDVPNHGKIHFVCNSWVYPASKYKTDRIFFVNQAYLPSETPEPLRKHRENELVTLRGGGTGKLEEWDRVYDYAYYNDLGDPDKGEEFARPVLGGSSEYPYPRRGRTGREPTKTDPNTESRIPLLMSLDIYVPRDERFGHVKMSDFLTFALKSIVQLLLPEFKALFDSTPNEFDSFADVLKLYEGGIKLPQGPLLKAITDSIPLEILKQLLNSDGEGLLKYPTPQVIQEDKTAWRTDEEFGREMLAGVNPVIISRLQEFPPKSKLDPKIYGNQNSTITREQIEDKLDGLTVDEAIKTNRIFILNHHDTLMPYLRRINTTTNTKTYASRTLLFLQDNGTLKPLAIELSLPHPDGDQFGAVSKVYTPADQGVEGSIWQLAKAYAAVNDSGVHQLISHWLNTHTVIEPFVIATNRQLSVLHPIHKLLLPHFRDTMNINALARQILINGGGLLELTVFPAKYSMEMSSVIYKDNWTFPEQALPADLIKRGVAVEDSSSPHGIRLLIQDYPYAVDGLEIWSAIKNWVTEYCNFYYKSDESVQKDSELQAWWKELREQGHGDKKDEPWWPKMQTRQELIDSCTITIWIASALHAAVNFGQYPYAGYLPNRPTLSRNFMPEPGSDEYEELKKNPDKVFLKTITPQLQTLIGISLIELLSRHASDTLYLGQRDSPEWTKDQEPLSAFERFGKKLSDIENQIMQMNGDEKWKNRSGPVKVPYTLLFPTGEEGLAGKGVPNSVSI from the exons AAAATGGTTTAGAAGGGAAACGCAGCAATCCAGCATACTTAGAGAACTGGCTTACAAACATCACTCCAATAGTAGCAGGTGAATCAACTTTTAGTGTTACATTTGACTGGGATCATGAGGAGTTTGGAATCCCAGGAGCATTCATTATCAAGAATTCACATCATAGTGAATTCTTTCTCAAGTCGCTCACCCTTGAAGATGTTCCTAATCATGGCAAAATTCATTTTGTCTGTAATTCCTGGGTTTATCCTGCTTCTAAATACAAGACAGACCGCATTTTCTTCGTGAATCAG GCGTATCTCCCAAGTGAAACACCAGAACCGTTGCGAAAACACAGAGAAAATGAACTAGTAACCTTAAGAGGAGGTGGAACTGGAAAGCTTGAGGAATGGGACAGGGTTTATGACTATGCTTATTACAATGACTTGGGTGATCCTGACAAAGGTGAAGAGTTTGCTAGGCCTGTCCTAGGAGGATCCTCTGAGTACCCATATCCTCGTAGAGGCAGGACAGGCCGTGAACCAACCAAAACAG ATCCTAATACCGAGAGCAGGATCCCATTGCTTATGAGCTTAGACATATATGTGCCAAGGGACGAGCGATTTGGACATGTGAAGATGTCAGACTTCTTGACATTTGCTTTGAAATCTATTGTTCAGTTGCTCCTCCCTGAGTTTAAGGCTTTATTTGATAGCACACCTAATGAATTTGATAGCTTTGCGGATGTACTTAAACTCTATGAAGGAGGAATCAAGTTGCCTCAAGGGCCTTTGTTGAAAGCCATTACTGATAGTATTCCTTTGGAGATACTAAAACAACTCCTCAATTCTGATGGTGAAGGCCTACTTAAGTACCCAACTCCTCAGGTTATTCAAG AGGATAAAACTGCATGGAGGACGGATGAAGAGTTTGGGAGAGAAATGCTGGCGGGAGTCAATCCTGTCATAATTAGTAGACTCCAA GAATTTCCTCCAAAAAGCAAGCTGGATCCTAAAATATATGGCAACCAGAATAGTACAATTACCAGAGAGCAAATAGAGGATAAATTGGATGGACTAACCGTTGATGAG GCAATCAAGACTAACAGGATATTCATATTGAATCACCATGACACCCTTATGCCATATTTGAGGAGAATAAACACGACAACAAACACAAAAACCTATGCCTCAAGAACTTTGCTCTTTTTGCAAGATAATGGAACCTTGAAGCCACTAGCAATTGAACTAAGCTTGCCACATCCAGATGGAGATCAATTTGGTGCTGTTAGCAAAGTGTATACACCAGCTGATCAAGGAGTTGAGGGTTCTATCTGGCAGTTGGCCAAAGCCTATGCAGCAGTGAATGATTCGGGCGTGCATCAACTCATTAGTCACTG GTTAAATACACACACAGTGATCGAGCCATTTGTGATTGCAACAAATAGGCAACTAAGTGTGCTTCACCCCATTCATAAGCTTCTCCTTCCTCATTTTCGTGACACAATGAACATAAACGCTTTAGCAAGACAAATCTTGATCAATGGTGGTGGACTTCTTGAGTTGACTGTTTTTCCTGCCAAATATTCCATGGAAATGTCATCCGTAATTTACAAAGACAACTGGACTTTTCCTGAACAAGCACTTCCTGCTGATCTCATCAAAAG GGGAGTGGCTGTTGAGGACTCGAGCTCCCCACATGGCATTCGCTTACTAATTCAAGACTACCCATATGCTGTTGATGGGTTGGAAATCTGGTCAGCAATCAAAAATTGGGTAACAGAATATTGCAACTTCTATTACAAATCAGATGAATCGGTACAGAAAGACAGTGAACTCCAAGCCTGGTGGAAGGAACTCCGCGAACAAGGACATGGTGACAAGAAAGATGAGCCCTGGTGGCCTAAAATGCAAACTCGACAAGAGCTCATAGATTCTTGCACCATCACGATATGGATAGCTTCAGCACTTCATGCAGCAGTCAATTTTGGGCAGTACCCTTATGCTGGTTATCTCCCTAATCGCCCTACATTAAGCCGGAATTTCATGCCAGAGCCAGGAAGTGATGAGTATGAAGAGCTCAAGAAAAATCCAGACAAGGTATTCCTCAAAACAATCACTCCTCAGCTGCAGACACTGATTGGAATTTCTCTCATAGAGCTCTTGTCAAGGCATGCTTCGGATACTCTTTACCTTGGACAGAGGGACTCACCTGAATGGACAAAGGATCAAGAACCACTTTCAGCTTTTGAGAGGTTTGGAAAGAAGCTGAGTGACATAGAGAATCAAATTATGCAGATGAATGGTGATGAGAAATGGAAGAACAGATCAGGGCCAGTTAAAGTTCCATATACCTTGCTCTTCCCCACAGGCGAAGAGGGACTCGCTGGCAAAGGAGTTCCTAATAGTGTGTCAATATAG